The stretch of DNA CCGTCCCCACCCGCACACCCACCCGGTCACCCGACGTGCAGTAGCGCGCGGCGTTGGCCAGCACGTTGCCGAGCGCCTGGTGCAGCCGGTCGGCGTCGGCGAGCACGTCCGCCGGGCCGTCGACGGTCAGCTCGACGTCGAGCCCCGCGGCGCGCAGCTGCGGATCGCGCGCTGCGACCTCGTCGGCGGCCAGCCGCGCGAGGTCGACCGGGACGCGCTCGACGGACACGCCCGCCTCAGCCTCGGCAGCGGAGAGCTCCGCCAGGTCGGCGACGATGCGTCCCAGGCGCAGGGCCTGGTCGTGCAACCCGGCCAGGCGGGCGGCATCCGGTTCGACGAGCCCGTCGCGCAGCTCCTCCAGCCCGGCCTGCAGCGCCGCGAGCGGCGTGCGCAGCTCGTGCGCGACGTCGGCGGTCAGGTTGCGGCGGTCGCGCTCCGAGCGGGTGACCGCGTCGGCCATCGCGTTGAACGCCTGCGCCAGCTCGGCGAGCTCGCCCGGCCCCGTCACCTCGGCGCGTGCCGTCCGGTCACCCGCGGCGAAGGACCGGGCGGCGCGGGTGGTCAGGGCGATGGGACCGGTCAGCAGCCGGGTGACCAGCCACCCCGCGGCGAGCGCCAGCAGCAGGGCGGCAGCGGCGGCCACGCCGACCCAGGTCCACGCGACGTCGCGCGCGCGGGTCAGGGTGGACGCCGGGAAGACGAGGCGGACGGTGCCGGCCTGGGCGCCGTCGACGGTGACGGCGGCGCTGTACACACCGGTCCCGCCCACCGGTCCGGCCGCGCCGCGCCCCTGACCCGCCTGCCCGGAGGGGCCGCCCTGGCCGCCCGGCATCCCGCCGGTGCCGGCCGCCCCACCCAGACCCACCGACTCACCGGTGGCCGAGACGACGAACAGCCGCGCGCCGGCGGCTTCCGCGACGGCGGACGCCTGGGACAGGTCCGCACCGGACCACGTGCCGGCGGCGGCGTAGGCACGCGCTGCGGCGGCCGCTGCGGCGGTGGCGGCGTCCTGCCGGGTGACGTCCTGCGACGACGACAGCCCGCGGCCCACGCCGATCAGCGCGGCGCCGGTCACGACGACCACCGAGAACGCCGTCACCAGGACGAACGCGAGCAGCAGCCGGTGGCCGACGGGCCCGAGCCGTCCGAACCGCCCGCGGCGGCTCATCGCTCGTCCCGCCGCAGCCCCAGCCGGTAGCCGACGCCGAGCACCGTCTCCACGACCGTGCCGCCGTCCGGACCGAGCTTGTGCCGCAGGTTCTTCACGTGCGAGTCGATGGTGCGCTCGTAGCCGGCGTACTCGTACCCGCGCACCCGGTTGACCAGCTCGTACCGCGAGAACACCCGCCCCGGCGCACCGGCCAGCGCCGCGAGGATGCCCCACTCGGTGGGGGTCAGGTCCAGCTCGCGCTCGTCGAACCGGGCGACGTGCCGAGCCTCGTCGATGCGCAGCCGGCCGCCGCCGAACGTGGGTGCCGCCGCCTCCTCAGGGGTGCCTCCGCTCCGCTGCAGGATCGCGGCGACCCGCAGCACCACCTCCGCGGGGCTGAACGGCTTGGTCACGTAGTCGTCGGCACCGAGCCGCAGGCCGCGGATGCGGTCCTCGACGGCGCTGCGGGCGGTGAGCACCAGCACCGGGGTGCGGCCGCCGGAGCGGACCTCACGCAGCACGTCCGCGCCGTCGACGTCCGGCAGGCCGAGGTCGAGCACGACGAGGTCGGCGGCGGAGGTCTCGACCAGCCGCAGCGCCTCCGCACCGGAACCCGTGGTCAGCACCGCGTACCCGGCCCGCTCGAGGTAGCGGCGCAGCACCTCGCGGATGTCCGACTCGTCCTCGACGACCAGCACGGTGGGCATGGCCTCATCCTTCTCGCCCGCGGCCGGTCACCGGTGCCCGTCGGGCCTCGAGCCGCCCCGGGCGGCCAGAACTCCATCCCGTCTCCACACGGGCGGCAGCCGCGCTCCACCCCGTCAGCCGAACCTCGAGGTGCACGCAAGGACCACGACGGACATCGAGGAGCACATCATGCGAACCAGGACCCGACTGACGATCGCCGCGACGACGGGTGTCGTCGCCACGGCGCTGATCGCCGCACCGTCGCTCGCGGCGGCGCGCGGCGACGCACCCGCGCCGAGCCCGAGCGCGGGCAGCACGGCCGGCCCCGGCACGGGCGTCTGCGACGGTACGGGCGCCGGCATGCGCGCACGTGGCGGCCAGGGCACCCCCGGCGCGGGAAACGGGCTCGGCGCGGCGAACGGCTACGGCGCCGGACGCGGTGCGGGGCAGGGCATGGGGCAGGGCATGCGTCAGGGGCCCGGTCAGGGCACCGGCACCGGCCTGACCGGCGTCGAGAGCGGCACGCTGACCGACGCGCAGAAGGAGCAGCTGGCCGCGATGGCGGAGGAGGAGCTGCTGGCGCACGACCTCTACACGGCGTTCGCGGCGGACGCGACGACCCCGGTCTTCGAGCACGTCGCCGACGCGGAGAGCCAGCACCTGATCCAGATCCGCATCCTGCTCGAGCGGTACGGCGTGACCGACCCGAGCGCGGACCACACCGCGGGCCGGTTCTCGGCCA from Cellulomonas sp. NTE-D12 encodes:
- a CDS encoding HAMP domain-containing sensor histidine kinase; this encodes MSRRGRFGRLGPVGHRLLLAFVLVTAFSVVVVTGAALIGVGRGLSSSQDVTRQDAATAAAAAAARAYAAAGTWSGADLSQASAVAEAAGARLFVVSATGESVGLGGAAGTGGMPGGQGGPSGQAGQGRGAAGPVGGTGVYSAAVTVDGAQAGTVRLVFPASTLTRARDVAWTWVGVAAAAALLLALAAGWLVTRLLTGPIALTTRAARSFAAGDRTARAEVTGPGELAELAQAFNAMADAVTRSERDRRNLTADVAHELRTPLAALQAGLEELRDGLVEPDAARLAGLHDQALRLGRIVADLAELSAAEAEAGVSVERVPVDLARLAADEVAARDPQLRAAGLDVELTVDGPADVLADADRLHQALGNVLANAARYCTSGDRVGVRVGTADGHAVLEVADSGPGIPADELPHVFDRLWRGRGAARVAGSGIGLAVAREIVLAHGGTIEVTSDEGVGTTVTIRVPLPPSPQRLG
- a CDS encoding response regulator transcription factor, which produces MPTVLVVEDESDIREVLRRYLERAGYAVLTTGSGAEALRLVETSAADLVVLDLGLPDVDGADVLREVRSGGRTPVLVLTARSAVEDRIRGLRLGADDYVTKPFSPAEVVLRVAAILQRSGGTPEEAAAPTFGGGRLRIDEARHVARFDERELDLTPTEWGILAALAGAPGRVFSRYELVNRVRGYEYAGYERTIDSHVKNLRHKLGPDGGTVVETVLGVGYRLGLRRDER
- a CDS encoding DUF2202 domain-containing protein, which gives rise to MRTRTRLTIAATTGVVATALIAAPSLAAARGDAPAPSPSAGSTAGPGTGVCDGTGAGMRARGGQGTPGAGNGLGAANGYGAGRGAGQGMGQGMRQGPGQGTGTGLTGVESGTLTDAQKEQLAAMAEEELLAHDLYTAFAADATTPVFEHVADAESQHLIQIRILLERYGVTDPSADHTAGRFSATDVQATYDRLLAEGSASTDGAYAAARSVEQADITDLTDAKASVTAPDVQLVYSHLLTASERHLAAFGG